CTGAAGGAGATTGGCTTTGTGCCGGTTGCCGGAACAGTAAACACCACAGGATGCCCCGGCCGCACGCCGAACACCCGGGCACCGTTAATTTGCGGCGCCGGTTTTTCTTTAGGCGTGAGGATATATTTTGACAAGCTGTCTGCCCCCTGCGCATTTGCAGTAAGGCTCAATGAGGCTGCGGCAACAATCAGGCAAAAACTTTTGGCAATGGTTTTCATGTTTAGTTTAATGTGTTTAGAGGGGCTGATTAATCTATTGAACCACTTTTCATTTTTCCGTTTTGGTCTTTACCGCTTAACACACCTTTTACTTCTACTTTAATAACGGTGGCAATGGCGTCAGGCGCTTTTTGTGGCACATTGATTACCAGCCCTTCAGCAGTAGCATCGGTTCTAAGTTTGGCACCGCCTTGCAGTAAGCTGACCGAATTAATCTGTGCCTTAACATCAGGCACTATCAGCTTACCATCAGCAGGCCAGTTAAATACCGATAAGTAAAGCGTAGTATTGCCATTAATAGTTCTACGGGTACAACGGCCCCACTCCAACACTTTCAGCGGACTGGCCTGAGTAGCATAAATGGCTTCGCTGTTCACTTTCATCCAATCGCCGATGGCTTTAAGACCTTTGATACTCCCTTCTGGAAATTGCCCCATTGCATCCGGCCCAACGTTAAGCAGATAATTGCCGCCCTTTGAAGCAATATCAATAAGGTTGTGAATCAATGTTTCAGGCGATTTCCATTTATTATCATAGCTTTTGTAGCCCCAGGTGCCGTTCATGGTCATGCAGGTTTCCCAATCTTTACCATCCAGTTCGCTCAGGTTAGGGATTTTTTGCTCAGGCGTTTTATAATCGCCGGCGAAGTTGGGTCTTTTCAGCCTGTCGTTGGTAATAATATTTGGCTGCAGTTTTAATACATCCTGTAGCTTTTGCGCATACTCATCAGTCATGCCGGTTGGGGTATCCCACCATAAAACAGCTACATCGCCGTAATTGGTAAGTAGCTCTTTTACCTGCGGAACTGCTACGCGATCAATATATTGGCCCATGGTAGAAGTGGTTTGGTATGGGTCCCAGTGCCCGGCATGCTCAGCCGTATAAGCATCTATGCGTGCCGAATCCGGATTGGCCCAGCCGTCATTAGCAGGTTTGCGTGCCACGGCGCCACCGGGGTTATTCCAATCTTGCGCCTGTGAATAGTAAAAGCCCAGTTTTATGCCATACTTTTTGCAGGCTGCGGCAAGCGGTTTCAGCACGTCTTTACCATACGTGGTGGCGTCGGCAATATTCCATTTGCTGGCACTGCTTTTAAACATAGCAAAACCGTCATGGTGTTTGGCAGTTATTACAATGTATTTCATCCCCGCCTCTTTAGCCATACGTACCCAGGCATCCGGATCATACTTTACCGGGTTAAAGGTTTTGGCTTTGGCCTGATACTCAGCAACCGGTATCTTGCCGCGGTTCATAATCCACTCGCCGCCGTGCGCTACTTCATGCCCCCGGTAAACACCGCCCCAAGCCGCATAATCACCCCAGTGGATAAACATGCCGAAACGCGCCTCGCGCCACCATTTCATCCGCTCATCGCGGTTTAATTGTTTGCTTTGTGCCATCAAGGCAGCCGGGATGGTTAACAATCCCAGCAGGAAGATTAAAATTCTTTTCATATTGTTTTAAGCTGTATCAAACCGGCAGTAATGCCGTTATTTTATAAGTAATTGGTGCTGTAAATAAGCACTATTTCAAGTCCTATTTTTATATCTAATTAACCATTCATTAAAGAATTTTGGCGGCGAATGTTATTGGGCATCAACAGGTATCAATTGTACCTCCAACAATTTCATTAATCCTTGTTTGGATAATTTAACGGGTGCTATCTGCAGATGATGATAGCCCGAACCGAGCGATATCACGCCATGCTGGTTTTCTTTAACGCTCTCGCCTTTGGCTGATGATTCGGCAATGCCTTCGTTTCTAAAATCATCCAGTTTGAATTCATAAGTTCCGCCGTTAGCATTATCAGCGGTATACTTTACCAGTACCTTAAATTTACCCGGATCTGCCAGTCTGAAATTCCAGTTCACCGTCTGCCCCAGGGCCTTCCAATTTTCTACATAATATTTACCGGCTTTACCATCGCCAAAGCGGAAACCGCCACCTTTCAGTTCTGCATCAAACGCCAGTAAGCGGTTGGTAATGGTATGGCTGGCCAGCAAGCGTGCGGTATCTGTTTCTATCTTAACATTGGTTTGCAGCACAATCACACTGCTCACCTTATCTGGTGCTTGGCCAGGCAATTCAATTTCCAGATCCAGCGGATTGATTCGTTTTACGGGCAATGCTTTTTGTCCGGCATCGGCCAGTAAATAAGCTTTGGTTACCGAGTTTTTTAATCCAGCTACAACTAACTTATGATCTGACGGCCAATTGAACACCTGCAGATACAAACGGTTATCTTTCAGTGTAGAAACGCCCCAGTACTGTATAGCCAGCGGTGTTTTCTGGGTTTTATAAATACTCTGACCGTTTACATCCATCCACCTACCAATGCTGTCTAATATAGAAAC
This region of Mucilaginibacter yixingensis genomic DNA includes:
- a CDS encoding alpha-L-fucosidase, with product MKRILIFLLGLLTIPAALMAQSKQLNRDERMKWWREARFGMFIHWGDYAAWGGVYRGHEVAHGGEWIMNRGKIPVAEYQAKAKTFNPVKYDPDAWVRMAKEAGMKYIVITAKHHDGFAMFKSSASKWNIADATTYGKDVLKPLAAACKKYGIKLGFYYSQAQDWNNPGGAVARKPANDGWANPDSARIDAYTAEHAGHWDPYQTTSTMGQYIDRVAVPQVKELLTNYGDVAVLWWDTPTGMTDEYAQKLQDVLKLQPNIITNDRLKRPNFAGDYKTPEQKIPNLSELDGKDWETCMTMNGTWGYKSYDNKWKSPETLIHNLIDIASKGGNYLLNVGPDAMGQFPEGSIKGLKAIGDWMKVNSEAIYATQASPLKVLEWGRCTRRTINGNTTLYLSVFNWPADGKLIVPDVKAQINSVSLLQGGAKLRTDATAEGLVINVPQKAPDAIATVIKVEVKGVLSGKDQNGKMKSGSID